The genomic segment tctgcttcctgtttacactggcacacacacacgtccagtGCAGACGGAGAtagtttcagttttattctcacactgcacatatatttcctctgttttatactgtatattagttTAATTCCAacttttctctatttttttatattccttaCACTTACACACTGTTGTCTGTTACTTATTTCCAGAGGCCTATTTTGACTTTAGACtcctgttgctgtgatattgcaaatttccccattaAGGGAATAATAAATGATTCTCTTATCTTCACACAATAATGAATTTTTATGGATGCAGCCATCATTAAAAGATCTGCTGTCGATAAACATCACTACAGAAGATCAGACACACTACTAGATGTCCAtggacaaaaagacaaatgtttccGTTTAGAAAGACACAGTGAGGCGGCTGCTCGCTTgtgtgacagaaataaaagtgctgattaaattaaatcttgacccacacacagataaaaaaattattatcagtagaaaaacacagtaacacactttattttgctgtggacacacacacacactcgacacACATGACTTACAGAAGTAACAACACAGATATTAACTGAGAAACAGCTGTAATCAAATCATGCAGATGTTGTGAAGCCCCAGATTCTCTAAATCTATCTGTGAAATATGAAAAGTTTTTTCCTGCAGGACTTTCACTTGAACACATCAGAGTTATAGAGAAGCttgctctcctgctctcctccctgTTTGTTCATCTCTTACAGAATATCAGACACATTGAAATGTAATAGTCGTGATGCAGAAAGTAATTCAAGAGCAGCTAAACTCTGACCCCGTTTTTCTGCTGTGCGTCGGCTCCaatacttaaaggtacagtgtgtagaatttagtgatgtctagtgttgaagtgtcatgctgcagctgaacacccctcacctcaccctctccttccaaacatgacagagaaactgtggtagactttaattgtcataaaaactcaaaagttgtttagtttgtccagtctggactcatgtaaaaaacatggctcctccgtagagagggtcccctccatctaaatataaagtatttaaatataaagtatttaaatataaacggccttttctggggtaaagaaaactacaattcatacaatttagatgagatgaactagtgaaaacatcatgaggattattctccattacatttctgccaatagttccctttcacctaaatcttaaactctggacctttaagtgataAAAATGCTGACCTCTGATCTGCATCTGCACCAGAATGAGTTCTCTCCCGACCCGGACACATGATCCAGcggtagtttttgcataatcctgctgaaaaacaaacaacgaGGGGAATAATATCAGCGAATATGTCGAGCGATCAGACGCAGTGAGAAACAAATGTACAAAGTTAAATATATCACGTTACTGGTCGTTAGTGAAATGTGAGGTGCACAGGAACGGGTACAAGGTGAAGAcgcaggagagagggagacagttgGGTCTTCACTTAAAGGCGATGGACCGTGTCTGACAGCTTCAGAATTTAAACTGTGCTCTTACTGCCTAatttttcaagtaatttcacagtctgtttcacacatttttcatttttgctatTAAAAAGACTTTTTAGTATTCACtgtgcatttttcattttgtgcaacGCTGTCATGGCTGTTTGATTTCCTTGTAGCCTTCCAGCTCCTCAATTCTAGGTACATTTCACAAACGCTTTTACATTTCCCCTTCAACTCTGGAAGCTGTAAACACATCGAAAGTCAACAAATGACTTTATTTTGACGCTCAGCTCACTTGATTCATTCTTTCTTGTCTGGCAGACTTTCAGATATTAAAGTTGTGCGACATCACCTTCAGCTGCCAAGCAATTTGCTTGTTTGGACCGATCAAGTGATTTGAAGCAGAGTTCTTCACCTCTGACGTGTCGGCGCGGCTGAACCAGGCGATCGAACTCGCTGCCAAACGCTGTTGGCTTTActtccattaaaaaaacaaatcgtCTGTTTCCAGGCACCTGGGTCAACGAGGTCCGCCTCCAGCCATGCGTCCAGTGGGAGCTCTCAGATGGCGACACGCTGACCTTCGGTGGCCAGTCTGCTCCGGGGAGCCCCgagttctacttcctgttccaGAAGGTCAAAGTTCGCCCGCTGGACTTCGATGCCATCACAATTCCGAAGGTAATTTTAATTGAATATATAAGTGAATTGAGATGTTATGCTGTGATTTGGCgataaatatatttacttttacgaataaaattgaattgacttTTCTCTGCCTGTAGATTAAAACAGGTTTTCTGAAAGGCTGGTGTTTGAGTGTGACTCCCTGAGACGACGGGTAGGATAGAAGTTTAGAAATGATGTTTGAATTCCGTCATGTCGGTCAAACAATTACTCGGCAGcaagaaaatgttaatattgaAATGGTTCTGCAGGAGATCatacccactcaccaaagttatacagagcagcaggagagattcagggtgaggagtgggactgaagaggaaacattctccataTTCACACTCACCCCCCCCTCATATTAATCTTTGTATTTCCGTAAACTTTTATTTGTGAGCTGTTGTAATTATAGATTTCCGTCTCTTTTCTTAGGCAGGAACCTTTTCCTCTGACTTGCAGAACCGGATCAGGACAAACCAGGACCGCAAGGTGGAGGCCAACCTTGACCTGTCCAAGCTGTCAATCAACCGGGCCACCGTCATCCTCAACTCCATCGGCAGCCTCAGTAAGATGAAGGGCAGCGCCTGGACCTTTAAGAGGAGCTACAGCCACGAGGGAACCGTTTCAGACcccggctcctcctcctccacgccTCCGCTCGCCGCTggcttctcctctctgctccctccctccacccctccatcgtTCCCGCCTGCAGCCTCAGTGCCTTCAACAAAGTCCCTCCAGCCGACctccaggagcaggaggaagtcGGCTCACACGGTGCTCCTCGAGGACGACAGCTCAGACGAGCCCAGGAGTCGGGGAGGTAAGActctgaaaaggtttttttttgaaaacacCACAGTTAACGACCTGAGCTCTCTGCAAACACGTTTTTTACAagaacttttattttggcaCAAAAAAGgcaagaaaatgagaaaaagctGAGCGACAGAGTTGCAGTTAGATTTCTTGCACTATAAGACATTTGAAAAACAGTCAGGATGTGATCATTGCCTCCttcacaacattttcatttcaatttggTTCAGTTCTGACAGGAGTTGTGGAGGACGGACAGAAACCAAGAGGGAAGAAGAGGCGGCGGCTCTACAAGTCTGAGTCGGAAGGTTTcagctcacctcctcctctgccgcTGCAGCCCAAGAGCCACAATGATGTCAGGAGGCCCCTGGAGGCCAAGCCCTTCCCTGTCGGCATCAGGACAATTGGCAGTTTCCACGGCGCCATGACGAACAGCCGAATCAACCACCACCTCCTTCATGCGTCGTTCACCAACGCTGCGGTTCACAAACAGGACGCGGCGACGATGCACCGCATCAAGACGGTGGTGCAGGGTAACATCGCAGCTTTCCGCCAACAGAAAGCTGCCCACGGTTCTCTGACGGCGCAGAGGGGCAGGCGGAGGGCTCACAGCTCTccagttttctctcctctggtGGTGGGCGGGGAGAACTACAGCCTGGCCTCACCCTCAGTGAGGATCTGCAcggaggaaagaggaagggtCCAGTTCAGCAGATTTCACCATCAGACTAGGTGAGAAGTGAGGGGAGGAGTTAGGGCACATTTCCTGGGAATAAATGTAGAAAACTGAACTCAACAGAACCGATAGAAATATTcatgagaaatgtgtttcattcGATCTgattctctcttcctctcttcagcAAGCGACGAGGCCGCCCCAGAAAACACCCTCTCCCTCCGCGGCCGTCCctcccctctccatcctcctcatcctcctcttccacctcctcagcatcgtcctcctcctctggctcctcttcttcctcctcagaagATGAGGATGACGAGGAAGAAGATGACGAAGAGACAGCGGTCGGGGCAGTCGAGCCGTGCGCGGCGCCGCGGTGCCGGCTGCCCCAGCAGGACACGGTGCAGTGGATCCAGTGTGACGTGTGCGACGCCTGGTACCACATAGACTGTCTGCACGTCGACCGCAAGAAGCTCCTGGTGGACCCCAACGCTGACTTCCACTGCGGCTGTCGCTGACTGGACAGAGTTTGTGACCATGAAATGACATAAATGCTTCAGTTTAGATGTTTCCCCCTACAATGTTTATTTCCCTCAAACTCAATGAAAACAGGCTACTACTTCCTCTCATGGCCCAGGCTGCTCTTCTCACACATGCAGTACTTATCTTTAGCCTCGTCAGCAGCTGGCGAGGGCGGGAAAAGATATTCCTTTCCAAGTTCGAGGATTTGTGTCCCGACAGTCACACGAGCGCTTCCACAAACCCCCTCTGTTGGCTGAGTTTCAGATTTTGAGGGAGGAGGCAGAACTGAGACGAAACATCTCGGGTCTTTGGCCTCGTCGGCCTGGAGAGGTGTGATCAGGGTGGGAGAGCATGATGAAATGTCTCCGGGTTGACTCCCACTGTGGCTTTGCACGCTGACCAGGGGGCAGGCGGCGTTCAGGAAGattaatgaaatgtttcagaCCACTGTAAGCAGACTCCACAAGGTGATTAAACTAGCGTCGATGTCTCAGTGTGGCCTCCCTCACTATTTTACCAGCTCAATTTTTCAGAGCAGAATTGGACCTTCCAGCATCTCTACCCCTGCCAGAGAAAACGGCGCGGGGACGGTGTTTTCCCACCTCAGCAATAATAAAACTGGATGAGATGTTTCAGTGCCTGGGTGGCAGCAGCTGTCTCGGAGTGGGCGTGTGATGTTTCAAGATAATTAACCGGCAGGAAACGTGTCAGCAGACTTCTGTTGTTGCTACTGATGAGAAGTGCTCTCGGGACTCTAATCAAATGTTTGAAGACGCTCCTGCAGAGGCAGCTGCTGGGgtttttttggagggggggggcgtGTAcagtgggactgtgtttttctAAGATGTCTGAGTGCAGCCTGGCACTGTGGCTGCAGCTGGTCTGGGAGGAATCATTAGCAGTGAAATGACAAGAAATATCTGCTGCTGGTGTAACAGGATGAACCGATTCTTGTGGATTCAACCTGTGGCTACGTTCTAAATCAGAAGTTTGGAAACGACCCCAACAGTCAAAAACAGACATTTGGGAACGCCACATTTTACTTCAATGCTGTTCCTCGCTTGTAATATTTTCTGTACCTAgagctgcttccagacatgcactgaactccttctgtatgtgagaacgcacaTGAGGGCGTGTGGATGACGTTTCTGACATGTGGCggacaaaacaaaagacagaaacacaaaatattccAAATACCTCAGGATGACAAAGAGGAACGTTAACTTGGAAAGACGATGTGATGTGAGAGTTTTTGATGTAAAGGGCCAAAGCAACTGCAGAGcggacaatctgcttcctgtttacacctgtTAACTTGCCCATGAACGGTCTCGTGAAATGCTCAAACGCTCGTGTGGACGGTGGAAGTGTAAAACGTAGTTGTGTGGATGTTGCCTTTATGTTGATGGGGTTTTTTCCGGGTCGTCTCTTTATGTCACACTCCGCCTTTTGTCTCCTCACGCCACTGAACTGCTTTTGTCCTGGATGAAATGAGCTGGACCTGAGCCGTTGAACAATATGTGCATATTCACTCTGGTGctagaataaaatcaaaaagaacattttcttttatttaattgtacATTTCTACTGGGGTTCGGCTCGCCAGGACAAAAGCAGTCGCTTTGCTCATCCTACTTTCCGAGCAGCGTCTGGCAGATCTGACTCGATTCAGATGACGACAGTGATGCAGTAAATGAACATGGTTCATGTGGTGTTGTGTAAAAGGTGACAACCAAATTCTACTTTGATCAAACTACTGTGTCTTGGAGTGATCGCAAAAATGagtctgataaaaaaaaaacaaaaaaaaaacctgattctTGAGCAATAAATTAAGggacaaaatttaaaaaaatctttatagatttatatttttgatCATAATGGCTGATATTGTGGAAGAAATTTTAATTCCTTTgctttaaaggagacatgtgaCGCCTTTTCAAATTATTTCCTctagtgtgttttgttttttgtgaatgtaaaagtgaaaaagcTCAAAATCTGTGATGTTCCCGAAACATCTCGTCAGTCAATCAGAGCTTTACGAGGGAGGGGCTTAAAGAAACTGGTGCTCACAAAAGCCCCTGATCATCGCTCGATCCGCAGCCGCTAATCGCTATGTGGGAACTCTGGGTAATGAACCATGTGTGTGATAGACAGGGAAACAgtaccccccccacccccaccccccatcacCAGTCGGTCACGAACTCTGCAACGACTCCAGATCACGAGACAGCGAGTCCTGTAGTGTGACCTCTGATttaaaccaagtgtttcagactgcggctgagaggaggagctgcagcaatgtacagtttgaggaaagtgtaaaccttttcaagtaataacacaaattaaaatgatccacgtgaatatgagcagaatctGTCTccttaaacataaaaaaatcacaagatAATGTAAATTTAGAACTTTAAATCCACAATCCTGTATTGTCTAATGTAGACAAACTGGCCACGAGGCTTTAGCCTGGGCAGCAAATCACCATAGTAACGGCCATCACTTTAATTTAAGGTTTCATCTTAATGCAGTATTACAATAAAGACTCATGTAGCATCTAACATTTTATCTTAACACtataatacagatttttaaggAGCTGGTTTGTCATGTTGAACAGTGATTATACTCAAGTATAAAAGAGTTGGATTTAAAAATTTTCTCTGTTgatcagttgtttttctttgtttgtcttaaaaaaatgattttgttttcagcttCTTCCACCAGTAAAGATTTTCCATGTTGCATATTCTTTGTCATATGGTAGATtttcacctcttcacctctgtCGGACGCTGTTTACAGTCCGACGTGTTTCTTTTCTCACACGACTCGAACTTTTCTCCtcgagaaacacaaacactgatactTCCCGGAGGTGTTTTTGGTACAGAcgacattttggctaatctaATAACAGCTATCTGCACATGAacgcagataaattaaaaagacgATAGGTTCACTGGGCTCTTTGTTCTCGCTGCCTTCACTTTAATTATCACATTCAAattcagaaacacacaggcacagttTGGCTGCACAGAACTAAACTGACTGTCACGATTCCCTTATTATAGATTCTTCTTACGCTTCTCGATCAAGTTGTGATCGATGAAGTTAATCGTTGATTTTTGAAACGTACATTTTGTTTCCTCTGGTCTTTTGTGAGAGATGATGTAAGTGGTTGTTATTCACTTTGTTAGTTTCTTTGGAATCATCTCGGCAGAGCGAGTCAACAAGCAGCGAGCGCGTTCTCATAATTGAAGCCCATTATCTcgaatcttttattttaattttttttttttacttcataatGGAGTCGTCTTATCTGAGGAATCCGTGCATGAAGTTGCATTTACTCACATAATTACTGCGTCTTGTTGCTTTACAGGCGAGATGGAGTCATGTGCTGTTGATGCTAACACACGCTGGCACAGACGCACTTGgttattttaaatgtagatgtgacattttacaaaacaaacgGCTTCGACCTGTTCAAAGAATTTAAACCCCATTGGAATTCAGAATCAATTCAAATCAAAGGGCAAAGATTATATTGATTATAaatgataatagtaatataaTAGGAAAGTC from the Paralichthys olivaceus isolate ysfri-2021 chromosome 20, ASM2471397v2, whole genome shotgun sequence genome contains:
- the tcf19l gene encoding transcription factor 19, giving the protein MLCGVQPCFQLLRIGASTGDSARDLYTFRPALSHSVFRLGRAAELCDVTLDSTSVSRIHAELHAEREASGGDAAPQEEGWRVHIKDRSSHGTWVNEVRLQPCVQWELSDGDTLTFGGQSAPGSPEFYFLFQKVKVRPLDFDAITIPKAGTFSSDLQNRIRTNQDRKVEANLDLSKLSINRATVILNSIGSLSKMKGSAWTFKRSYSHEGTVSDPGSSSSTPPLAAGFSSLLPPSTPPSFPPAASVPSTKSLQPTSRSRRKSAHTVLLEDDSSDEPRSRGVLTGVVEDGQKPRGKKRRRLYKSESEGFSSPPPLPLQPKSHNDVRRPLEAKPFPVGIRTIGSFHGAMTNSRINHHLLHASFTNAAVHKQDAATMHRIKTVVQGNIAAFRQQKAAHGSLTAQRGRRRAHSSPVFSPLVVGGENYSLASPSVRICTEERGRVQFSRFHHQTSKRRGRPRKHPLPPRPSLPSPSSSSSSSTSSASSSSSGSSSSSSEDEDDEEEDDEETAVGAVEPCAAPRCRLPQQDTVQWIQCDVCDAWYHIDCLHVDRKKLLVDPNADFHCGCR